In Acidovorax sp. 106, the following proteins share a genomic window:
- a CDS encoding SIS domain-containing protein, giving the protein MLEQRIQQHFIDSADLKYQAAQVLSQPIASAVQAILACVTSGGKVLACGNGPSAAEAQQFAALCVAGFERDRPELAALALTTDSTLLTASASAPDMSSQQFARQVRALGQAGDVLLALSVSGNDANLLSATEAAHERDMTVIVLTGRTGGRLATVLRETDVSICVPHDRAARVREVHALVLHCLSDGVDAQLLGDQEIPL; this is encoded by the coding sequence ATGCTTGAGCAACGCATCCAACAACACTTCATCGACAGCGCCGACCTGAAATACCAGGCCGCGCAAGTCTTGAGCCAACCCATTGCCTCCGCCGTTCAGGCCATTCTGGCGTGCGTCACCAGCGGGGGCAAAGTGCTGGCCTGTGGCAACGGCCCATCGGCCGCCGAAGCGCAACAGTTTGCCGCCTTGTGCGTTGCGGGCTTTGAGCGCGACCGGCCCGAGCTGGCTGCCCTCGCCCTCACGACCGACAGCACCTTGCTCACCGCGTCGGCCAGTGCCCCTGACATGTCGTCGCAGCAGTTTGCGCGCCAAGTGCGAGCCCTGGGCCAGGCAGGCGATGTGTTGTTGGCGCTGTCGGTGTCGGGCAACGATGCCAACCTGTTGTCGGCCACCGAGGCCGCGCACGAACGTGACATGACCGTCATCGTGCTGACAGGCCGCACCGGGGGGCGCTTGGCCACCGTGCTGCGCGAAACGGACGTATCGATCTGTGTGCCCCATGACCGTGCTGCGCGCGTGCGTGAGGTGCATGCCTTGGTGCTGCACTGCCTGAGCGACGGTGTGGACGCCCAACTACTTGGTGACCAGGAGATTCCTCTATGA
- a CDS encoding cyclic nucleotide-binding domain-containing protein: MKGILGLLRSKTIGNKPKDDNTDSVLFSTAFAGQGVDDSMLVPWEARAVEVGAKRLPTSRGGKLLQGLWSKDKYMAHLDKDAVERMERFFEFAAIPSNRDVIRQDEYGNFMVVLLTGTIAVDRVQPWGEQLRLAETRPGDILGEMSLLDSGIRFSACTTLTDCEIAVLSAEAMDDMMSQDPQLAASLVALLARKLSLRLRVVSARLSDNQK; encoded by the coding sequence ATGAAAGGCATTCTTGGCCTTCTGCGTTCAAAAACCATCGGCAACAAGCCCAAGGACGACAACACCGATTCCGTGCTGTTCTCCACCGCTTTTGCGGGCCAAGGCGTGGATGACTCCATGCTCGTCCCTTGGGAAGCCCGCGCGGTAGAGGTAGGCGCCAAACGCCTGCCCACCAGCCGTGGTGGCAAGCTGCTGCAAGGCCTGTGGTCCAAGGACAAGTACATGGCGCACCTGGACAAGGACGCCGTGGAGCGCATGGAACGCTTTTTTGAATTCGCCGCCATTCCGTCCAACCGCGACGTGATCCGCCAGGACGAATACGGCAACTTCATGGTGGTGCTGTTGACTGGCACCATTGCCGTGGACCGCGTGCAACCCTGGGGAGAGCAATTGCGCCTGGCGGAAACCCGCCCAGGGGACATCCTGGGCGAGATGTCGCTGCTCGATAGCGGCATCCGTTTTTCGGCCTGCACCACGCTCACCGATTGTGAAATCGCGGTGCTGAGCGCCGAAGCCATGGACGACATGATGTCCCAAGACCCTCAGTTGGCCGCCAGCTTGGTGGCGCTGTTGGCGCGTAAACTGTCATTGCGCTTGCGCGTGGTCAGTGCCCGCTTGAGCGACAACCAAAAGTAA
- a CDS encoding BON domain-containing protein, with protein sequence MKQTLNRTLCTVLAATALAAGLSACAPLVVGGAVMGTMMAVDRRTTGTQVEDEGIELRSANRLNEALGDRGHVNVTSFNRQVLLTGEVPSAQDRQRVEQIVLGVENVRSVVNDLAVMPTTSLGQRSNDTFITGKVRASLVDAKDLSANAFKVVTERNIVYMMGRVTPREAQRATEIARGVSGVNKVVRVFETLTEDELRNIAPAPVIQDAPAPSYPRN encoded by the coding sequence ATGAAGCAAACCTTGAACCGCACGCTTTGCACCGTGCTGGCCGCTACCGCGCTGGCCGCAGGCCTGTCGGCATGCGCACCCTTGGTGGTGGGCGGTGCCGTGATGGGCACCATGATGGCGGTGGACCGTCGCACAACGGGCACCCAAGTCGAGGACGAGGGCATTGAGCTGCGCTCGGCCAATCGCCTCAATGAGGCCCTGGGTGACCGTGGCCATGTCAACGTGACCAGCTTCAATCGCCAGGTGCTGCTGACGGGTGAAGTGCCCAGTGCGCAAGACCGCCAGCGGGTGGAGCAGATCGTGCTGGGGGTGGAGAACGTCCGTTCTGTCGTCAATGACCTGGCCGTCATGCCCACCACCAGCCTGGGCCAGCGTTCCAACGACACCTTCATCACCGGCAAGGTGCGCGCCAGCCTGGTGGACGCCAAAGACCTGTCTGCCAACGCCTTCAAGGTGGTGACGGAGCGCAACATCGTCTACATGATGGGCCGTGTCACCCCGCGCGAAGCGCAGCGCGCCACCGAAATTGCGCGCGGCGTGAGCGGTGTGAACAAGGTGGTGCGTGTGTTTGAAACACTCACCGAGGACGAGCTGCGCAACATCGCCCCGGCACCGGTGATTCAGGACGCGCCAGCGCCCTCGTACCCGCGCAACTGA
- the rsmI gene encoding 16S rRNA (cytidine(1402)-2'-O)-methyltransferase — MSASFATALAAAHDAAAAQHYPQGALYVVATPIGNLADITLRALHVLQLADTVACEDTRHTQALLRAYGIDKSTHQLLAVHQHNEAEAALNVVQRLQQGQRVAYVSDAGTPGVSDPGARLALAVREAGLRSVPLPGASSITTALSAAGAVAHSAEQGGFVFAGFLPVKQAERAAAVQVLAAEPRCVVLLEAPHRIQELAAALAPLGERPVTLARELTKQFEEITTQPAHTLTAWLEGGAQRSRGEFVVLLHPVPVASDNNGESLRVLRLLLQELPLKTAVRLAAEVTGASRNVLYDTALGWKREADEETP; from the coding sequence TTGAGCGCATCTTTCGCAACAGCCCTGGCCGCCGCACACGATGCGGCCGCTGCGCAGCATTATCCGCAGGGCGCGCTGTACGTCGTGGCTACACCCATCGGCAACCTGGCCGACATCACCCTGCGTGCGCTGCACGTGCTGCAACTGGCAGACACGGTGGCCTGTGAGGACACGCGCCACACACAAGCCCTGCTGCGCGCCTACGGCATCGACAAAAGCACGCACCAGTTGCTGGCCGTGCACCAGCACAACGAGGCTGAAGCGGCGCTGAACGTGGTGCAGCGCCTGCAGCAAGGCCAGCGCGTAGCGTATGTGAGCGATGCGGGCACCCCCGGCGTAAGCGACCCTGGCGCCCGCCTGGCACTGGCCGTGCGAGAGGCAGGCCTGCGGTCCGTCCCCCTGCCCGGCGCCAGCAGCATCACCACGGCGCTCAGCGCCGCAGGCGCGGTGGCCCACAGTGCAGAGCAAGGCGGCTTTGTGTTCGCGGGGTTCTTGCCCGTCAAGCAGGCCGAACGCGCCGCCGCCGTGCAGGTACTGGCCGCAGAGCCCCGCTGCGTGGTGCTGCTGGAAGCCCCCCACCGCATCCAAGAACTGGCCGCCGCGCTGGCGCCGCTGGGTGAGCGCCCGGTGACGCTGGCACGCGAGCTGACCAAGCAGTTCGAGGAAATCACCACCCAGCCCGCCCACACCTTGACGGCATGGCTGGAAGGCGGCGCCCAGCGCTCACGCGGCGAATTTGTGGTGCTGCTGCACCCCGTGCCCGTGGCCAGCGACAACAACGGCGAAAGCCTGCGCGTGCTGCGCCTGCTGCTGCAGGAACTGCCCCTGAAAACCGCTGTGCGCCTGGCGGCCGAAGTGACAGGGGCATCGCGCAACGTGCTGTACGACACAGCCCTGGGCTGGAAGCGCGAGGCGGACGAAGAAACGCCCTGA
- a CDS encoding PilT/PilU family type 4a pilus ATPase — translation MERDQASKFINDLLKLMVSRNGSDLFITAEFPPAIKVDGKVTKVSPQPLTPTHTLTLARAIMSDKQVADFERTKECNFAISPAGIGRFRVNAFVQQGRVGMVLRTIPLTLPTIDGLGVPQVLKEVTMAKRGLCIMVGATGSGKSTTLAAMVDWRNEHSFGHIITVEDPVEFVHPHKNCVVTQREVGLDTDSWEAALKNTLRQAPDVILMGEIRDRETMEHAVAFAETGHLCLATLHANSANQALDRIINFFPEERRAQLLMDLSLNLRGMVSQRLIPKQDGKGRAAAVEIMLNTPLISDLIFKGDVSEIKEIMKKSRNLGMQTFDQSLFDLYEANVISYEDALRNADSLNDLRLQIKLNSQRAKSPDLASGTEHFAIV, via the coding sequence ATGGAACGCGATCAGGCCAGTAAATTTATCAATGACCTGCTCAAGTTGATGGTCAGCCGCAACGGCAGCGATTTGTTCATCACTGCGGAGTTTCCCCCAGCCATCAAGGTCGATGGCAAGGTGACCAAGGTATCGCCCCAACCTTTGACGCCCACGCACACCCTGACCTTGGCGCGCGCCATCATGAGCGACAAGCAGGTGGCCGACTTTGAACGCACCAAGGAATGCAACTTCGCCATTTCGCCTGCGGGCATTGGCCGCTTCCGGGTGAATGCCTTTGTGCAGCAAGGCCGGGTCGGCATGGTGCTGCGGACCATTCCGCTGACACTGCCCACCATTGACGGCCTGGGGGTGCCCCAGGTGCTCAAGGAAGTGACGATGGCCAAGCGCGGCTTGTGCATCATGGTGGGCGCTACCGGCTCCGGCAAGTCCACCACGCTGGCCGCGATGGTGGACTGGCGCAATGAGCACTCGTTTGGCCACATCATCACGGTGGAAGACCCGGTCGAATTCGTGCATCCCCACAAGAACTGCGTGGTGACGCAGCGCGAGGTAGGCCTGGACACCGACAGCTGGGAAGCCGCCCTCAAGAACACCCTGCGCCAGGCGCCCGATGTGATCCTGATGGGCGAAATCCGCGACCGCGAGACCATGGAGCATGCTGTGGCCTTCGCTGAAACCGGGCACTTGTGCTTGGCCACGCTGCACGCCAACAGCGCCAACCAGGCACTGGACCGGATCATCAACTTCTTCCCTGAAGAGCGCCGCGCCCAATTGCTGATGGACTTGTCGCTGAACTTGCGCGGCATGGTGTCGCAGCGGCTGATTCCCAAGCAAGACGGCAAGGGCCGCGCTGCTGCGGTGGAAATCATGCTCAACACCCCGCTCATTTCTGACCTGATCTTCAAGGGCGATGTCTCTGAGATCAAGGAAATCATGAAGAAGAGCCGCAACCTGGGCATGCAGACCTTCGACCAGTCGCTGTTTGACCTGTACGAAGCCAACGTCATCAGCTATGAAGACGCGTTGCGCAACGCTGACTCGTTGAACGACCTGCGCTTGCAAATCAAGCTCAACAGCCAACGCGCCAAGTCGCCAGACTTGGCTTCGGGCACCGAGCATTTCGCAATTGTGTGA
- a CDS encoding YraN family protein produces MRGVAAVVSGAAVGTTRQRGNAAEDRALAYLQAQGLQLLERNYRTPGRGGGEIDLVMRERDGTVVFVEVRSRSRSSGAFGGAASSIGAAKQQRVVYAARHYLLRYASPPPCRFDAVLLEDSVQWLKAAFDAQ; encoded by the coding sequence ATGAGGGGCGTTGCAGCGGTGGTGTCAGGCGCCGCCGTGGGCACTACGCGCCAGCGCGGCAATGCGGCCGAAGACCGGGCGCTGGCCTATTTGCAGGCGCAGGGCTTGCAGCTGCTAGAGCGCAATTATCGGACGCCCGGGCGCGGTGGTGGCGAGATCGACCTGGTCATGCGCGAACGCGATGGCACCGTGGTCTTTGTGGAGGTGCGCAGCCGCAGCCGCAGCAGCGGGGCGTTTGGTGGGGCGGCGTCCAGCATTGGTGCCGCCAAGCAGCAGCGCGTGGTGTACGCCGCGCGCCACTACCTGCTGCGCTATGCATCGCCCCCGCCATGCCGGTTTGATGCGGTGCTGCTGGAAGACTCGGTGCAGTGGCTCAAGGCGGCCTTTGATGCGCAGTGA
- a CDS encoding NAD(P)-dependent oxidoreductase, translated as MPSTNPRNYDATPSRKVAFLGLGVMGYPMAGHLALAGHEVTVYNRTATKSIAWCAEYASARAPKHAATPREAAAGADIVFCCVGNDNDLRSVTLGADGAFAGMQPGAIFVDHTTASAEVARELYAAAKALGLAFVDAPVSGGQAGAQNGLLTVMCGGDAAAFEAVQPTGMAFSRAFTLLGASGAGQLAKMVNQICIAGLVQGLSEAVAFGQNAGLDMKQVLDVIGKGAAQSWQMDNRGKTMVDDKFDFGFAVDWMRKDLGLVLDEAKRNGSRLPVTALVDQFYADVQKMGGNRWDTSSLIKRLK; from the coding sequence ATGCCAAGCACCAACCCTCGCAACTACGACGCCACCCCTTCCCGCAAGGTCGCCTTCCTGGGCCTGGGGGTGATGGGCTACCCCATGGCGGGCCACCTCGCATTGGCTGGGCATGAGGTCACGGTTTACAACCGTACCGCTACAAAATCCATAGCTTGGTGCGCTGAGTACGCAAGCGCCAGGGCACCAAAGCATGCAGCAACCCCGCGCGAGGCTGCGGCGGGTGCAGACATCGTGTTCTGCTGCGTGGGTAACGACAATGACCTGCGCTCCGTCACGCTGGGCGCGGATGGCGCCTTTGCAGGCATGCAGCCTGGGGCCATTTTTGTGGACCACACCACGGCATCTGCTGAAGTGGCGCGTGAGCTGTATGCAGCAGCCAAAGCACTGGGCTTGGCTTTTGTAGATGCCCCCGTGTCCGGCGGCCAAGCCGGTGCGCAAAACGGCCTGCTCACGGTAATGTGCGGCGGCGATGCAGCGGCATTTGAGGCCGTGCAACCCACGGGCATGGCGTTCTCGCGCGCCTTCACGCTGCTGGGCGCCAGCGGCGCCGGGCAACTGGCCAAGATGGTCAACCAGATTTGCATCGCGGGCCTGGTGCAAGGCCTGTCTGAGGCCGTGGCCTTTGGTCAGAACGCGGGACTGGACATGAAGCAGGTGCTGGACGTCATTGGCAAAGGCGCCGCGCAAAGCTGGCAAATGGACAACCGCGGCAAGACCATGGTGGACGACAAGTTCGACTTCGGCTTTGCCGTGGACTGGATGCGCAAGGACCTGGGGCTGGTGCTGGACGAGGCCAAGCGCAATGGTTCACGTCTGCCCGTCACTGCGCTGGTGGACCAGTTTTATGCCGATGTACAAAAAATGGGCGGCAACCGCTGGGATACGTCCAGCCTGATCAAACGCCTGAAATAA